The following coding sequences are from one Paenibacillus sp. FSL R5-0912 window:
- a CDS encoding DNA topoisomerase III, translating to MKVLVLAEKPSVAREIARVLGCGNKQKSYMEGPKYVVTWALGHLVGLAEPEDYNNKYATWALEDLPILPEKAKLKVLRETSQQYKAVQQLMKRQDIEELIVATDAAREGELLARWIMNMAGWKKPFKRLWISSQTDKAIKEGFAALRPGKDFDRLYESARCRAEADWMIGLNITRALTCKFGAPLSAGRVQTPTLGMIMDRENEITGFRSQEYDQLTADFGNFQAGWRAQGGDGRIFDRDKTGILKEKLTGRSGRITKVHKSEKSEPHPLAYDLTELQRDANRKFGFSAKQTSSLLQKLYEQHKLVTYPRTDSRYLTADMTGTLKERLDSVAVGPYAALARPLLRKPLPVTKRIVDDSKVSDHHAIIPTEQTVLLNLLSAEERKLYDLIVRRFISLFYPPARYDAVAVTVSVEGETFQVKGTTVKDAGWREVYGGDMSSDEEDENAGDEPAAGSVKLPELREGDSVKIERCIIKPGRTQPPKRYNEASLLTQMEKYGLGTPATRADIIEKLVSSDTIERQGNLLHPTGKGKQLIGLVSGQLRTPELTARWEAELEKIARGQGRPEPFLQSIRSMAQELVSGVKNSGAEYKPHNVSNSHCPECGTRMLEKKTKRGKLLVCPKEDCGYTRAGEKQLSNRRCPQCHKKMELKEGKAGMYVQCLGCGITETMDKDHKHINKREQQKLVQQYSKPESAGGSNLGELLKAAMEAKQKGK from the coding sequence ATGAAGGTACTGGTACTGGCGGAGAAGCCATCGGTTGCCCGGGAGATTGCCCGGGTGCTGGGCTGCGGAAATAAGCAAAAGAGCTATATGGAGGGGCCGAAATATGTGGTTACCTGGGCTCTGGGGCATCTGGTTGGCCTGGCTGAGCCTGAGGACTATAACAATAAATATGCTACCTGGGCATTGGAGGATTTGCCGATTCTTCCGGAGAAGGCCAAGCTGAAGGTGCTGCGGGAGACCAGCCAGCAATACAAAGCGGTACAGCAGCTGATGAAACGGCAGGATATTGAGGAGCTGATCGTTGCGACGGATGCTGCGCGTGAGGGAGAGCTGCTGGCACGCTGGATCATGAATATGGCTGGGTGGAAGAAGCCATTCAAGCGGCTATGGATTTCCTCGCAGACGGATAAGGCGATTAAGGAAGGCTTCGCCGCGCTTCGTCCAGGCAAGGACTTCGACCGGTTGTATGAGTCTGCCCGCTGCCGTGCAGAGGCGGATTGGATGATCGGGCTGAACATTACGCGCGCCTTAACCTGTAAGTTCGGTGCGCCGCTCTCGGCAGGACGTGTACAGACACCAACGCTTGGCATGATTATGGACCGGGAGAATGAAATCACGGGCTTCCGTTCCCAGGAATACGATCAGCTGACTGCCGATTTCGGCAATTTCCAGGCGGGATGGCGTGCGCAGGGCGGGGACGGCCGGATTTTTGACAGAGACAAGACGGGTATTCTGAAGGAGAAGCTGACTGGCCGCAGCGGACGGATCACTAAGGTGCACAAAAGCGAGAAAAGCGAACCCCATCCGCTGGCCTATGACCTGACGGAGCTGCAGCGGGATGCAAACCGTAAATTTGGCTTCTCGGCCAAACAAACCTCAAGCCTGCTGCAAAAGCTGTATGAACAGCATAAGCTGGTTACTTATCCGCGTACGGACAGCCGCTACCTGACTGCCGATATGACGGGTACGCTAAAGGAAAGATTGGACAGCGTAGCAGTCGGACCGTATGCGGCCCTCGCTAGACCGCTACTGCGCAAACCGCTGCCGGTTACGAAACGGATTGTTGACGACAGTAAGGTCAGTGACCATCACGCAATTATTCCAACAGAGCAGACGGTATTGCTTAATCTATTAAGTGCGGAAGAACGGAAGCTGTATGATCTGATTGTACGGCGGTTCATCAGCCTGTTCTATCCTCCGGCACGTTATGATGCAGTGGCTGTGACGGTGAGCGTGGAGGGAGAAACGTTCCAGGTTAAAGGCACTACGGTTAAGGACGCGGGCTGGCGCGAAGTCTATGGCGGGGATATGAGTTCGGATGAGGAGGATGAGAATGCGGGCGACGAGCCTGCAGCGGGCAGTGTGAAGCTGCCGGAGCTGCGGGAGGGCGACAGCGTAAAAATTGAGCGCTGCATCATCAAGCCCGGCCGGACGCAGCCGCCTAAGCGTTATAATGAAGCTTCGCTGCTGACGCAGATGGAGAAGTACGGGCTGGGAACACCGGCAACCCGTGCCGATATTATCGAGAAGCTGGTCAGCTCGGATACGATTGAGCGGCAGGGTAATCTGCTGCATCCGACGGGCAAAGGGAAACAGCTGATCGGACTGGTCTCCGGACAGCTGCGCACGCCGGAGCTGACGGCACGCTGGGAAGCGGAGCTGGAGAAAATCGCGCGCGGGCAAGGTCGTCCGGAGCCTTTTCTGCAGAGCATCCGCAGTATGGCCCAGGAGCTGGTGTCCGGGGTCAAGAATAGCGGGGCGGAATACAAGCCGCATAATGTCTCTAACAGCCATTGTCCGGAATGCGGGACAAGAATGCTGGAGAAGAAGACCAAACGCGGCAAGCTGCTGGTCTGCCCCAAAGAGGACTGCGGCTATACCCGCGCAGGGGAGAAGCAGCTGTCAAACCGCCGCTGTCCGCAGTGCCATAAGAAGATGGAGCTTAAGGAAGGCAAGGCAGGGATGTATGTGCAATGCCTCGGCTGCGGGATTACGGAGACGATGGATAAGGACCACAAGCATATTAACAAACGTGAACAGCAGAAGCTGGTCCAGCAGTACAGCAAGCCGGAAAGCGCCGGCGGCTCTAACCTTGGTGAATTGCTGAAG
- a CDS encoding AraC family transcriptional regulator, translating to MTNCKLILQAIEYIESNLKQPLSVLNLSRVSGYSLYHFIRLFQGVTGLTPGDYIARRRISEAAREILRTPDRSFQDISLDYSFNDYETFTRAFKRLLHTTPTRIRQKSNPDIPLLLHPIRGMDLPHWTVHNTGSPEIIELGEIRLQGPFITVNNDPSIIGAAWEKLFSGISSIPCRKLPERYYQLGYWPDNYEDSGISFLCGCELNASPPLPSGTTLRANRGQADSDLPVHILPPARYLKFLHKGPSAEVSATYKYIYGVFLPGTDYRLNLTYEFEYYGAGYLGPDNPDSVSEIYIPLTLL from the coding sequence ATGACTAACTGCAAGCTTATTCTGCAAGCGATTGAGTACATTGAATCCAATCTGAAGCAACCATTGTCTGTCCTGAACCTCTCCAGAGTGAGCGGTTATTCGTTGTATCATTTTATCCGGCTGTTCCAGGGGGTTACCGGGCTAACACCCGGCGACTACATCGCAAGACGTCGAATTTCCGAGGCTGCCCGTGAGATTCTGAGAACGCCTGACCGCAGCTTCCAGGATATTTCCCTGGATTATTCCTTTAACGATTATGAGACCTTCACCCGTGCCTTCAAAAGATTGCTCCATACCACCCCCACCCGTATCCGCCAAAAATCAAATCCGGATATCCCTCTGCTGCTGCATCCTATACGGGGAATGGATCTGCCGCACTGGACCGTCCACAACACCGGATCTCCGGAAATCATTGAGCTCGGGGAAATCAGACTTCAGGGACCGTTTATTACAGTTAACAACGATCCTTCTATTATAGGTGCCGCTTGGGAAAAGCTATTTAGCGGTATTTCTTCCATTCCCTGCCGTAAGCTTCCAGAGCGGTATTATCAGCTTGGCTATTGGCCGGATAATTATGAGGATAGCGGCATCTCTTTTCTCTGTGGCTGTGAGTTGAACGCATCACCGCCTTTACCATCCGGCACTACACTTCGGGCAAACAGAGGACAAGCAGATAGTGATCTTCCCGTTCACATCCTGCCACCAGCGCGTTATCTCAAGTTTCTGCATAAAGGTCCCTCAGCAGAAGTCTCGGCTACATACAAATATATATATGGCGTATTTCTGCCCGGAACCGATTATCGCCTAAACCTCACTTATGAATTTGAATATTATGGTGCAGGCTATCTTGGCCCGGATAATCCGGATTCAGTAAGTGAGATCTACATTCCGTTAACTTTGCTTTGA
- the tsaA gene encoding tRNA (N6-threonylcarbamoyladenosine(37)-N6)-methyltransferase TrmO, translated as MLTSEPYNVISVGVVSVSGSQHNLRLEIKPQYRPALKGLADFSHCQILWWIHEFADDAFRRTTQIEPPYEAPVTGVFATRSPVRPNPIGLSVAEIVSVDVGQGMVEVTGLDAYPGTPVLDIKAYFPATDRVRHVRVPEWASSWGEWALE; from the coding sequence ATGCTCACATCAGAACCGTATAATGTTATATCAGTAGGTGTAGTATCCGTATCCGGATCACAGCACAACCTGCGTCTCGAGATTAAACCTCAATACAGACCTGCCTTGAAGGGGCTGGCTGATTTCAGCCACTGCCAGATTCTCTGGTGGATTCATGAATTTGCAGACGATGCCTTCCGGCGTACTACGCAGATTGAGCCTCCATATGAGGCTCCGGTAACGGGTGTATTTGCCACACGTTCTCCCGTACGCCCTAATCCCATTGGCCTTTCTGTGGCCGAAATTGTGTCCGTTGATGTTGGACAGGGAATGGTTGAGGTTACCGGACTGGATGCCTATCCAGGAACGCCTGTGCTCGATATCAAAGCCTATTTTCCTGCTACCGACCGTGTCCGTCATGTCAGAGTCCCTGAATGGGCGTCCTCTTGGGGAGAGTGGGCTCTAGAGTAA